In one Polaribacter sp. ALD11 genomic region, the following are encoded:
- a CDS encoding deoxynucleoside kinase has product MHVAIAGNIGAGKTTLTKLLAKHYKWEPHYESVDENPYLDDFYTEMERWSFNLQVYFLNSRFRQILELRETGKNIIQDRTIYEDAHIFAPNLHAMGLMTNRDYSNYSSLFELMENLVKPPDLLIYLRADISTLVGQIHKRGREYENSISIDYLSRLNERYEAFISTYTKGKILIIDVDNLDFVDNQEDLGYIIDRIDAQINGLF; this is encoded by the coding sequence ATGCACGTTGCAATTGCAGGAAACATTGGCGCTGGTAAAACCACGCTAACCAAACTTTTAGCGAAACATTACAAATGGGAACCTCACTATGAATCTGTAGATGAGAATCCGTATTTAGATGATTTCTACACAGAAATGGAACGTTGGTCTTTTAATTTACAAGTATATTTTTTAAATAGCCGCTTCAGACAAATTTTAGAGTTAAGAGAAACGGGCAAAAACATTATCCAAGATAGAACCATTTATGAAGATGCACATATTTTTGCACCTAATTTACATGCAATGGGTTTAATGACAAATAGAGACTATAGCAATTATTCTTCTTTATTTGAACTGATGGAAAATTTAGTAAAACCGCCAGATTTATTAATTTATCTACGTGCAGATATTTCTACCTTAGTAGGACAAATTCACAAACGTGGTAGAGAATATGAAAATTCCATTTCTATAGATTATTTAAGCAGATTAAATGAACGTTACGAAGCCTTTATTTCTACTTACACAAAAGGTAAAATATTAATAATTGATGTTGATAATTTAGATTTTGTAGACAACCAAGAAGATTTAGGATATATTATAGATCGAATAGATGCTCAAATAAACGGTTTGTTTTAA